Part of the Zea mays cultivar B73 chromosome 4, Zm-B73-REFERENCE-NAM-5.0, whole genome shotgun sequence genome is shown below.
ACCAAAGGCCCACCGAAACGTTTGAGTGGCGCAGAGATTCATGCTGCGCTCGATAATTTGAAACCAGACGGTACTGGTTACCTGGGATTTGGAATAGAACATAATTGGACACATAaatgttctttgtgggaactccCTTATACGGAGGCCTTGATTCTgatgcacaacattgatgtcatgcaccaagagcGGAATGTTGCTGAAAGCATTATTAGTACATGTATGGATTTTCCCGATAAAACCAAAGATAAtataaaggccagaaaagatttaGAGAAAATTTGTAACCGACCAAGCCTGGTCTTGCTTCAGAGTGGTGCTAAGCCACGTGCGTCATTTTGTCTAAAATCTAAGCAAAAGAAAGAGGTGATGGtgtggttgaaaaacttaaaatTTCCAGATGGGTATGCCGCAGGATTCAGAAGGTCCGTGAATTTGAGGACAGGAAAAATGAATGGATTGAAGAGTCATGATTATCACATTATTATGGAAAGATTACTTCCTGTAATGTTTCGGGGTTACTTGAATAATGATGTGTGGACGGCTTTagctgagttaagctacttctATAGACAACTTTGTACTAAAGAAATTAAAAAAGATGTGATGGAGAAATTAGAGAAGGAGATTCCGGTCCTTATTTGCAAATTGGAAAAATATTTCCCCCtagattcttcaatccgatgcaacatctacttgtacaccttccatatgaagctaagATTGGGGGTCCTGTGcagtatagatggatgtatcacatagAAATGGCACTTAAGAAGCTTAGTGCAATGGTTGGCAACAAGGGAAGAGTTGAAGGGTGTATTGCTGAAGAATTTAAATATAAAGAGATATCAGCCTTCACGAGCgtatactttgcagaagaacacaaTGTAAATGCACCTACATTAAGGTATAATGTTGATCAAGCTGGTCCATGCAGTAAACTCAAAATTTTGTCATTCAAGGGAAAGACAGTTGGAGCATCAACTGAATATCACATTGGACGTGAAGAAAAGTTGGATGCATTACTCTACATGTATGAAAACATGGAAGAGATGACTCCATACTTCAAGTAAGCATAGATTTTCAAAATTGAAGAGCAACATGTGCTCATTACTCCTTGTAACTCTTTTATTTACTTTTTTTCAACAAAGAGTACGAACGACAGAATAAGGGTAAACTGTCGACGAGGCTGTATGAAATCATGCTTCGCGAAGGAAAAGAAGGCACTCCCAATTTCATTAATTGGTTTCGAGTTCATGTAAATATCATATCCGTTTTCTTATGTGTTCATAGTTTATCTTTTTAATAGTTCCTCCTATTGATCTATATTTGTAACTGACAGTGCGAAAAAACTTCCAACGTTGACGAGGACTTACGTCAGATGTCACGTGCACTTGTCAAAGTCAGAAGCTATGGTCGTTATGATGTCAAGGGATATCGTTTTCGTTCAACCAAATTTGAATGTACTCGACCTTTAGCTGCGACAACAAATACTGGTGTGGTATGTTGGTCTTTTGATGAGCAAGGAAGGGAGATGAATTATTATGGAACTATCAAAGATATATTGGAATTCGACTTCGCTGGGGGAAAAAATCTGAAAGTTATGTTCTTCAAATGTGATTGGATCGATCCTAAACATGGGATACGACAAAACCAATTTGGTATGGTAGAAGTCAAACACGAGCGTATAATGACTCGTGGTTGTAGTAAATTTGTTCTTGGTTTTCAAGTGGACCAAGTGTATTATATGTCATATCCCTGTATCGATCTTAAAGACTGGTGGGTAGTGTACAACGTAAATCCCCGTGAAAGATTATATTTAAAGGGTGATACAAGTTATCGACAAAATGAGGtggaagctgatgttgaagaaattTATCAAGAAATTGAAGTTCCACCCGTTTTTAATATAGAAACAACAATGGAGCCAGATTCAGTAGCGGGCGATCTTAATGATGTAATAGTTCCTCCAAAAAGGAAACGAAAGTCGAAGAAGAAAAAGACGCCCGAGAGAAAGTCGACGCGCTTGAGAAGACAACAAATTAATCCTGATTTCGAATATGATTAAGAAGTAAATATTTATTTTGATGAATTAAAATTTAATTTATTGTTATACTATGTTGTTATCTCTTTATTGTTATACTAATATAATTTTCAATATGCAGGATGGCGGCTCGAAAGTTGAAGAATTTTGTGAAGGGCATGACGAAggactcttcttcttcttcaggaAGAAGCAAAGCACAGGAGTGTCTGTTCCAAGGTACCGAGTCGCTCTCGAGCAACAGACGACAGGCTTTGATGGAACATCTTCCACCTGATATGCAGGGACAGGTGTGATtactctaaattattattttatttcaaTATAGTAATGTTTATATGAATCTAATGATTAAAGTGTTTCATGTGCAGGATGTTAACGAGACTCGAGAGGAGGAGGCGAGGGGTGAGGATGCGGCCGATTACGATGCGGCCGATGCAGACTATGAGCAGGAAGATGATGCTGGAGGTGGAGCTGGAGATGGGTGGTCTTCTGGTGGTGGTCAGTTTGAGGGTGGAGGGTCAGCAGGCGGATGGGACTCATGGCCTAGCAGTGATGCTGGAGCTTCTAGTGGTGGAGGGTCTTCTCGGGCACGGAAGTCGAGGAAAACACATTGGGTGCCTCCTCCTAAAGTTCCTGCTCGTGAGGAGGATAAGATTCTGATCGTACCGTGTGTCGACGAGTGAGTTGATTCTAATGTTAAATATTTGTTCATACATTATATGAAATTTGTTAATGCTTCTTTTGTACAATGTGGTTGCAGGTCTTGGATTGATGCATCTTTTCAAGGTCAAGGACGTCGCACACAGGTGAATAAAGTTTTGGGAAGTATATGCAAATATCTCTGGCCTGGTGTAGTGATGGAGAAAGGCGTTGAGGTGCCTTGTATGTCTTGGGATCAGTACGGGCTCGCGTTCAATGCAGAACATAGGAATGCCCAAGGTGCTGTGTGGCATGAGTTCTGGGTATGTTCTCTAGCCCAACTTGAATTGATTCAACTATACAATGTGCTAAAAATCTTGTTTCTTGTTTTTTTCAGAAACGTTACAAGTTGCCTGAAGATGGAAGTATGAACGATCGTGCACGGATCGTTTTTAACAAGAGCGCGACTACCTTGGTTAGGGATCAGATGTATTATGCTCGGATCCAGGTCACTTCTGATTACATATTAAGGCAGGAAGGACGTCGGCCACGTTCCAAAAGTGAGGCATCAAACAAATACTTAACCgaagaagaatatcttgaggtaaATTGTTTTTATCCTAATTCATGTCCAAGTGTTAGTACTAACAATACATTGGATCGAAATAAAGTTTTCAGACTCGGTGCCATGGATGGCATCAAATGAGGCTGGTTGGCGGGCTGTATGCAAATATTGGGCAACAGATGGATTTAAAGGTGTTTCATTGAGAAACAGCTCAAATCGTGGGCATGATGTTCACCACAGATATGGTGGTGATGGCCACGTTCATTTGGCAAAGCGCATGGTAAGTGTAATTTATGGTCGTGCATATCATGAATCTTCTATGTGTTTTATGTTATTTTCTTTTGCCTGTAGGAAGCTAGTTCTCGTGTTACGCCGAGTGATGTTCAGGTTTACCTTAGAGGTCACAGGGGGTCGGATCCTACAAATCCAGAACAATTGTGTTCTCAGTCAGCTGCTGAGCGTGTGGTGAGACTTTCGCAACTAGTTACAATGCACTTCTATTCTAAGAGTCGAGAAAAATATAACTGCATTGTTTATTATTTGTCAGGCCTCATATGGTGCTTCCATGATGTCGGAGCATGGGCAAGACTATGATTGGATGAATCAGCCTATCGATCCTCAGATTGTGTATGCTAGTGGAGGCGGAAAACCTCATGGACGGTGAGTTTGCTATTATTAATTCGTCGATTTGATCTTTTTTAACATGATGTGTTGCGTGTTTAACTTCTTTCTATTTTTTTGTAGTTACCCCATGTTTGGTAGTGTTATCAACTCGACTCAGGTGAGGCCTGAAAGGTCTCGCCCATCGAGGCCGTCTAGCCGTGGTCCTCGCTCTAGTACCCAAGGAAACGCCGAGCTGATCCGGGTGCAGGAAGCTTTGAGGCGGCAGGAGGAGTATAACAAGCAACAACAAGAGTACTGGGCTGCTCAATTTGCACGACAGCAGGAGATGATGCAGGTAATTAGATCCTCGTGAGCCTCTACTATAATTGGAGCACATATTTTCTAATATATCCTCGTAACATAGCTTTCAATTTCTTTCAGCAAATAGCACTAGGACAACGTCCAGATTTTTCAGCGATGACTATGCCACCTCCTCCACCTATCCCGCAGTTTGTACCGACTCCACAATTTAGTTGGCCCACACCTGCACCTTAGGTTATATTACTTGACTTTTTCTTTTGACGTTGCATAACAAGAATTTAACTACTAACACATTATTTTGAATGTTGTAGGTCCCTCCAGGAAACTTGCTAACTCCGGGAAATGAGGACTCTGAAGATGCAGTCGCTTCTTTTGTGGACGGTCTTCTAAACAGCGGAGGAGCTAGCGGATCAAATCAACCCCATCCATTTGATCAACCTCCATTTGAGTAGCTTGTCTCCTTGTGTTTTTCTCGTACTATGgacttgtgaacttgtggtattgTGAACTTTtgctattgtgaacttgtgaactTGTGAACATGTGAACTTGTGAACTTGTGCTTTAATTTGTGGACGGGTGAACATTTTGTGAATTTAATTGTGTGTTTCATGTGAAACGATGAATTATGGATATTTGTGGTATTGTATGTGATTCTGGATGAATTATTGGAAACTGGATATTGATTGAATTTGTGTGATTGTTTGTAAAATAAAAAGCAGGCAAATTCTGTTTCTCTGTTTTTTAATTACTTCCGTCGGAAATAAGCTGTGACGGCGTCAGGCGCCGGCGGCCGGCCATCTGCGGGGCCCACCTCACTTTATTTCCGACGGTCCCACGCTGGCCGTCAGAAATAAACTTACTTCCGACGGCCCCGTCGGAAACGCGGATATTTCCGACTGGGTATCCCCTACGTTGTTACTTCCGACGGGACCTGCCTTAAGCTGTCGAAAGTAACTACTTCCGACGGTTCAGAGCTTATTTCCGACGGTTTAGGCCGTCGGAAACTGGACGTTTTCCTGTAGTGTATCTGTGAATAATGAACAACTTcacacactaccggaatcagctcctttgccgtgtgtttcagacacacggcaaaggccattttacactcggcaaatgctttgccgagtgtaacactcggcaaagaacgctcggcgaactgtacatcggcaacagcctctttgccgagtactatttgtcgggcactcggcaaaggctttgccgagtgcctaatggcgctcggcaaagaaaagtctctgtcacggcgccaagtaacggtaacggatactttgccgagtgccacctgcggcactcggcaaagagttcaactttgccgagtgttcgctcgagaggccctcggcaaagactgacccaGTGGGCCCCactgccagtccctgtgccgagagccctagtaggcactcggaaaaggaggactctttgccgagtgtctgttggacaggtactcggcaaagaaccctccagtgggcccctttgccagtccctttgccgagtgccttggcaatagcactcggcaaagatgtctttgccgattcccaggtttccttctttgccgagtgccatggtcagcactcggcaaagatgtctttaccggttcccaggtttgcttctgtgccgagtgccatggtcatagcactcggcaaagcgaccctttgccgagtgttacactcggcaaagtgactttgttgttccatccaaacaaacaaaagatatatatgattcacatcacattatatatcaatcacatcacagaatgaacacatttatcatcaacaccatatatatcacaaagtctcacaaatataagtaaggatcatcacaaaacagatataagtctgcgtcatcactaacatcaccaagtatttcACAAGATAAAgtttaactaacatcaccaacactcataaaggtaagtctggatcatcacaaaacaaatcatcaacgaggtgggcatctggactggttcggcgaagggctggacgaagcatgagggttgttcgacgccgccgattgaccctgcatagagaagagattgtatgtgtgagaacatatgaatatatatcatgcagtactaaaattttgatactcacaggagtagtgaactctgtagggtcag
Proteins encoded:
- the LOC103655504 gene encoding uncharacterized protein is translated as MEKGVEVPCMSWDQYGLAFNAEHRNAQGAVWHEFWKRYKLPEDGSMNDRARIVFNKSATTLVRDQMYYARIQVTSDYILRQEGRRPRSKSEASNKYLTEEEYLEFSDSVPWMASNEAGWRAVCKYWATDGFKGVSLRNSSNRGHDVHHRYGGS